The following proteins come from a genomic window of Streptomyces sp. Sge12:
- a CDS encoding very short patch repair endonuclease, producing MTGAVPSSPGVSARMSRQASRDTTQELAVRRLLHASGLRYRVNLPVPGIRRRTIDIAFTRARIAVFLDGCFWHGCPEHATRPKANAEWWRAKLEKNMSRDRETTAHLETTGWTVLRFWEHETPEAVARTITLTRAGAQRG from the coding sequence ATGACCGGTGCCGTCCCCTCCTCCCCCGGTGTCTCGGCGCGTATGAGTCGACAGGCCTCGCGCGACACGACACAGGAGTTGGCCGTGCGCCGTCTCCTGCACGCGTCCGGCCTGCGCTACCGCGTGAACCTCCCGGTTCCCGGCATACGCCGCCGCACCATCGACATCGCCTTCACCCGCGCGCGGATCGCCGTCTTCCTCGACGGCTGCTTCTGGCACGGCTGCCCCGAGCACGCGACGCGGCCGAAGGCGAACGCCGAATGGTGGCGGGCCAAGCTGGAGAAGAACATGTCCCGCGACCGCGAGACGACCGCCCACCTGGAGACGACGGGGTGGACGGTCCTGCGGTTCTGGGAACACGAAACACCGGAGGCAGTGGCCCGCACGATCACACTGACGCGCGCCGGCGCGCAGCGGGGCTAG
- a CDS encoding tetratricopeptide repeat protein, which produces MRPDTPAEHIAEAERLIRTATRYPEDQEPLLLQAAAHLELADARDRASALYDQLLSSSPSDPHLVKALQAANLWEYGHEAEARALISGIRAASPKDPAPWEVIAEALEAHDELEASHDCFTEAATLLITEDDPLTPATTALLTGRHRVRRLLGRPHDDWDMVADTRHIGPIPLDELHDPKRIWALGSDDPTELRAEIARLRAELGDRRAALSRPFPVAILHWPQRELSELLTSYPTLASEYPSHEAHLRDIETSLRALAASGTTNLGIVTASVPSYEAFAASEKTSPASPSLLAEYATTLAARGKATPWPPTPTAPCWCTSGKPYSECHSTG; this is translated from the coding sequence ATGCGCCCCGACACGCCTGCCGAGCACATCGCCGAAGCCGAGCGCCTCATCCGCACGGCGACCCGCTACCCCGAGGACCAGGAGCCCTTGCTCCTCCAGGCCGCGGCCCACCTCGAACTGGCCGACGCACGCGACCGGGCGAGTGCCCTGTACGACCAACTCCTCTCCTCCTCCCCGTCCGACCCCCACCTGGTCAAGGCCCTGCAGGCGGCGAACCTCTGGGAGTACGGCCACGAGGCCGAGGCCCGCGCCCTCATCTCGGGCATCCGGGCCGCCTCGCCGAAGGACCCGGCGCCGTGGGAGGTCATCGCGGAAGCCCTGGAGGCCCACGACGAGTTGGAGGCCTCGCACGACTGCTTCACCGAGGCGGCCACCCTCCTCATCACGGAGGACGACCCGCTGACCCCGGCCACCACCGCCCTCCTCACCGGCCGCCACCGCGTACGCCGGCTCCTCGGACGCCCGCACGACGACTGGGACATGGTCGCGGACACCCGCCACATCGGCCCGATCCCCCTCGACGAGCTCCACGACCCGAAGCGCATCTGGGCCCTGGGCTCCGACGACCCCACCGAGCTGCGCGCCGAGATCGCCCGCCTGCGCGCCGAACTGGGCGACCGCCGCGCCGCGCTCTCGCGCCCCTTCCCGGTGGCGATCCTCCACTGGCCGCAGCGCGAACTGTCCGAGCTGCTGACCAGCTACCCGACCCTCGCCTCCGAGTACCCCTCGCACGAGGCGCACCTGAGGGACATCGAGACGTCCCTGCGCGCCCTGGCCGCCTCGGGCACCACGAACCTCGGCATCGTCACGGCGAGCGTCCCGTCCTACGAGGCCTTCGCCGCGTCGGAGAAGACCTCCCCGGCCTCCCCGTCCCTCCTGGCCGAATACGCCACGACCCTGGCCGCCCGCGGCAAGGCCACCCCGTGGCCCCCGACCCCCACGGCCCCCTGCTGGTGCACCTCCGGCAAGCCGTACTCGGAGTGCCACAGCACCGGCTGA
- a CDS encoding class E sortase: protein MRDRVPVVVQGGGRRGRRAGLAGVLWASAELIVTMGVVVLLLVVHQVWWTNRQAMAAAHEQVQALERSWDSWDGAGPDPGPPPQAPAGGGPGPGVPSQAPAGRGPEPAATGAAAGPAQRGGREGGDGRQDRAYAVLRIPRLGLVVPVAQGVDKRAVLDKGYAGQYPGTAGPGERGNYALAGHRNTHGEPFRHIDRLRAGDELIVDLRGRRYTYVVGKTLSQTTERDTGVIAPVPRSVVKPDHGYSEPGAYITLTTCTPEYSSKYRLVVWGTLRAAR from the coding sequence GTGCGAGATCGCGTACCTGTGGTGGTGCAGGGGGGCGGCCGGCGGGGGCGCCGGGCCGGTCTCGCCGGTGTGCTGTGGGCGTCCGCCGAGCTGATCGTCACCATGGGCGTGGTGGTCCTGTTACTGGTGGTGCACCAGGTGTGGTGGACCAACCGGCAGGCGATGGCCGCCGCGCACGAGCAGGTGCAGGCCCTGGAACGGTCCTGGGATTCCTGGGATGGCGCCGGCCCCGACCCCGGGCCCCCGCCGCAGGCTCCCGCCGGGGGCGGTCCCGGGCCGGGGGTCCCGTCGCAGGCTCCCGCCGGGCGCGGTCCGGAACCCGCCGCGACGGGCGCGGCGGCCGGGCCCGCGCAGCGGGGCGGCCGGGAGGGCGGGGACGGCAGGCAGGACCGGGCGTACGCCGTCCTGCGCATCCCGCGCCTCGGCCTCGTCGTCCCCGTCGCGCAGGGGGTCGACAAGCGGGCCGTCCTGGACAAGGGCTACGCCGGGCAGTACCCGGGGACCGCGGGGCCCGGGGAGCGGGGGAACTACGCCCTCGCCGGGCACCGCAACACCCACGGGGAGCCCTTCCGCCACATCGACCGGCTGAGGGCGGGCGACGAGCTGATCGTCGACCTGCGGGGGCGCCGGTACACGTATGTGGTCGGGAAGACCCTGAGCCAGACGACCGAGCGGGACACCGGGGTGATCGCGCCCGTGCCGCGGAGCGTGGTGAAGCCGGACCACGGCTACAGCGAGCCGGGCGCCTACATCACGCTCACCACCTGCACGCCCGAGTACAGCTCGAAGTACCGGCTCGTGGTCTGGGGGACCCTCAGGGCGGCCCGGTAG